The Macaca fascicularis isolate 582-1 chromosome 1, T2T-MFA8v1.1 genome includes a window with the following:
- the IGSF9 gene encoding protein turtle homolog A isoform X17, which yields MPPETPLPIGMPGVIRCPVRANPPLLFVSWTKDGKALQLDKFPGWSQGTEGSLIIALGNEDALGEYSCTPYNSLGTAGPSPVTRVLLKPLPTGEQTQSHRRIERWRENEVETGLAPPAFIERPKEEYFQEVGRELLIPCSAQGDPPPVVSWAKVGRGLQGQAQVDSNSSLILRPLTKEAHGHWECSASNAVARVAASTNVYVLGTSPHVVTNVSVVPLPKGANVSWEPGFDGGYLQRFSVWYTPLAKRPDRMHHDWVSLAVPVGAAHLLVPGLQPHTQYQFSVLAQNKLGSGPFSEIVLSAPEGLPTTPAAPRLPPTEISPPLSPPRGLVAVRTPRGVLLHWDSPELVPKRLDGYVLEGRQGSQGWEVLDPAVAGTETELLVPGLIKDVLYEFRLVAFAGSYVSDPSNTANVSTSGLEVYPSRTQLPGLLPQPVLAGVVGGVCFLGVAVLVSILAACLMNRRRAARRRRRKRLRQDPPLIFSPTGTSAAPSALGSGSPDSVAKLKLQGSPVPSLRHSLLWGDPAGTPSPHPDPPPSRGPLPLEPICRGPDGRFVMGPTVAAPQERSGPEQAEPRTPAQCLARSFDCSSSSPSGAPQPLCIEDISPVAPPPAAPPSPLPAPGPLLQYLSLPFFREMNVDGDWPPLEEPSPAAPPDYMDTRRCPTSSFLRPPDTPSVSPRESLPGAVVGAGATAEPPYTALADWTLRERLLPGLLPAAPRGSLTSQSSGRGSASFLRPPSTAPSAGGSYLSPAPGDTSSWASGPERWPRREHVVTVSKRRNTSVDENYEWDSEFPGDMELLETLHLGLASSRLRPEAEPELGVKTPEEGCLLNTAHVTGPEARCAALREEFLAFRRRRDATRARLPAYRQPVPHPEQATLL from the exons ATGCCTCCTGAGACGCCCCTGCCCATAGGCATGCCGGGGGTGATCCGCTGCCCGGTTCGTGCCAACCCCCCACTGCTCTTTGTCAGCTGGACCAAGGATGGAAAGGCCCTGCAGCTGGACAAG TTCCCTGGCTGGTCCCAGGGCACAGAAGGCTCATTGATCATCGCCCTGGGGAACGAGGATGCCCTGGGAGAATACTCCTGCACCCCCTACAACAGTCTTGGTACCGCCGGGCCCTCCCCTGTGACCCGCGTGCTGCTCAAG CCCCTACCCACTGGGGAACAGACACAGAGCCACAGAAGAattgagagatggagagagaatgAGGTGGAGACAGGCTTG GCTCCCCCGGCTTTTATAGAGCGGCCCAAGGAAGAATATTTCCAAGAAGTAGGGCGGGAGCTGCTCATCCCCTGCTCCGCCCAAGGGGACCCTCCTCCTGTTGTCTCTTGGGCCAAG GTGGGCCGGGGGCTGCAAGGCCAGGCCCAGGTGGACAGCAACAGCAGTCTCATCCTGCGACCATTGACCAAGGAGGCCCACGGGCACTGGGAATGCAGTGCCAGCAATGCTGTGGCCCGAGTGGCCGCCTCCACCAACGTCTACGTGCTGG GCACTAGCCCTCATGTTGTCACCAATGTGTCCGTGGTGCCTTTGCCTAAGGGTGCCAATGTCTCCTGGGAGCCTGGCTTTGATGGTGGCTATCTGCagagattcagtgtctggtacaCGCCACT GGCCAAGCGTCCTGACCGAATGCACCATGACTGGGTGTCCTTGGCAGTGCCTGTGGGGGCTGCTCACCTCCTAGTGCCAGGGCTGCAGCCCCACACCCAGTACCAGTTCAGCGTGCTGGCTCAGAACAAGCTGGGGAGTGGTCCCTTCAGCGAAATCGTCTTGTCTGCTCCTGAAG GGCTTCCTACCACGCCAGCTGCACCCAGGCTTCCTCCAACAGAGATAtcccctcccctgtcccctcCACGGGGTCTGGTGGCAGTGAGGACACCCCGGGGGGTACTCCTGCATTGGGATTCCCCAGAGCTGGTCCCTAAGAGACTGGATGGCTACGTCTTGGAAGGACGGCAAGGCTCCCAGGGCTGGGAGGTGCTGGACCCAGCTGTGGCAGGCACAGAAACAGAGCTGCTGGTACCAGGCCTCATCAAG GACGTTCTCTATGAGTTCCGCCTCGTGGCCTTCGCAGGCAGCTACGTCAGCGACCCCAGCAACACGGCCAACGTCTCCACTTCTG GTCTGGAGGTCTACCCTTCGCGCACGCAGCTGCCGggtctcctgccccagcctgtgTTGGCCGGCGTGGTGGGCGGGGTCTGCTTCCTAGGCGTGGCCGTCCTCGTGAGCATTCTGGCCGCCTGCCTCATGAACCGGCGCAGGGctgcccgccgccgccgccgcaagCGCCTCCGCCAAG ATCCACCTCTTATCTTCTCTCCGACCGGAACATCAGCTGCACC CTCTgctctgggctcaggcagtcctgaCAGCGTGGCGAAGCTGAAGCTCCAGGGTTCCCCAGTTCCCAGCCTGCGCCACAGTCTGCTCTGGGGGGATCCTGCCGGaactcccagcccccacccagaTCCTCCGCCTAGCCGGGGACCCTTACCCCTGGAGCCCATTTGCCGGGGCCCAGATGGGCGCTTTGTGATGGGGCCCACTGTGGCGGCCCCCCAGGAAAGGTCAGGCCCGGAGCAGGCAGAACCTCGGACTCCAGCCCAGTGTCTCGCCCGGTCCTTTGACTGTAGCAGCAGCAGCCCCAGTGGGGCGCCCCAGCCCCTCTGCATTGAAGACATCAGCCCTGTGGCGCCCCCTCCAGCAGCTCCACCCAGTCCCTTGCCAGCTCCTGGACCCCTACTCCAGTACCTGAGCCTGCCCTTCTTCCGAGAGATGAATGTGGATGGGGACTGGCCCCCTCTTGAGGAGCCCAGCCCTGCTGCACCCCCAGATTACATGGATACCCGGCGCTGCCCCACCTCATCTTTCCTTCGTCCTCCAGACACCCCTTCTGTGTCACCCAGGGAATCACTTCCTGGGGCTGTGGTAGGGGCTGGGGCCACTGCAGAACCCCCTTACACAGCCCTGGCTGACTGGACACTGAGGGAGCGGCTGCTGCCAGGCCTTCTCCCTGCTGCCCCTCGAGGCAGCCTCACCAGCCAGAGCAGCGGGCGAGGCAGCGCTTCGTTCCTGCGGCCCCCCTCCACAGCCCCCTCTGCTGGAGGCAGCTACCTCAGCCCTGCTCCAGGAGACACCAGCAGCTGGGCCAGTGGCCCTGAGAGATGGCCCCGAAGGGAGCATGTGGTGACAGTCAGCAAGAG GAGGAACACATCTGTGGATGAGAACTATGAGTGGGACTCAGAATTCCCTGGGGACATGGAATTGCTGGAGACGTTGCACCTGGGCTTGGCCAGCTCCCGGCTCAGACCTGAAGCTGAGCCAGAGCTAG GTGTGAAGACTCCAGAGGAGGGCTGCCTCCTGAACACTGCCCATGTTACTGGCCCTGAGGCCCGCTGTGCTGCCCTTCGGGAGGAATTCCTGGCCTTCCGCCGCCGCCGAGATGCTACTAGGGCTCGGCTACCAGCCTATCGACAGCCAGTCCCTCACCCCGAACAGGCCACTCTGCTGTGA
- the IGSF9 gene encoding protein turtle homolog A isoform X15 — protein sequence MPPETPLPIGMPGVIRCPVRANPPLLFVSWTKDGKALQLDKFPGWSQGTEGSLIIALGNEDALGEYSCTPYNSLGTAGPSPVTRVLLKPLPTGEQTQSHRRIERWRENEVETGLAPPAFIERPKEEYFQEVGRELLIPCSAQGDPPPVVSWAKVGRGLQGQAQVDSNSSLILRPLTKEAHGHWECSASNAVARVAASTNVYVLGTSPHVVTNVSVVPLPKGANVSWEPGFDGGYLQRFSVWYTPLAKRPDRMHHDWVSLAVPVGAAHLLVPGLQPHTQYQFSVLAQNKLGSGPFSEIVLSAPEGLPTTPAAPRLPPTEISPPLSPPRGLVAVRTPRGVLLHWDSPELVPKRLDGYVLEGRQGSQGWEVLDPAVAGTETELLVPGLIKSFRAPLGWAVLGPDLPPGTPSPSQDVLYEFRLVAFAGSYVSDPSNTANVSTSGLEVYPSRTQLPGLLPQPVLAGVVGGVCFLGVAVLVSILAACLMNRRRAARRRRRKRLRQDPPLIFSPTGTSAAPSALGSGSPDSVAKLKLQGSPVPSLRHSLLWGDPAGTPSPHPDPPPSRGPLPLEPICRGPDGRFVMGPTVAAPQERSGPEQAEPRTPAQCLARSFDCSSSSPSGAPQPLCIEDISPVAPPPAAPPSPLPAPGPLLQYLSLPFFREMNVDGDWPPLEEPSPAAPPDYMDTRRCPTSSFLRPPDTPSVSPRESLPGAVVGAGATAEPPYTALADWTLRERLLPGLLPAAPRGSLTSQSSGRGSASFLRPPSTAPSAGGSYLSPAPGDTSSWASGPERWPRREHVVTVSKRRNTSVDENYEWDSEFPGDMELLETLHLGLASSRLRPEAEPELGVKTPEEGCLLNTAHVTGPEARCAALREEFLAFRRRRDATRARLPAYRQPVPHPEQATLL from the exons ATGCCTCCTGAGACGCCCCTGCCCATAGGCATGCCGGGGGTGATCCGCTGCCCGGTTCGTGCCAACCCCCCACTGCTCTTTGTCAGCTGGACCAAGGATGGAAAGGCCCTGCAGCTGGACAAG TTCCCTGGCTGGTCCCAGGGCACAGAAGGCTCATTGATCATCGCCCTGGGGAACGAGGATGCCCTGGGAGAATACTCCTGCACCCCCTACAACAGTCTTGGTACCGCCGGGCCCTCCCCTGTGACCCGCGTGCTGCTCAAG CCCCTACCCACTGGGGAACAGACACAGAGCCACAGAAGAattgagagatggagagagaatgAGGTGGAGACAGGCTTG GCTCCCCCGGCTTTTATAGAGCGGCCCAAGGAAGAATATTTCCAAGAAGTAGGGCGGGAGCTGCTCATCCCCTGCTCCGCCCAAGGGGACCCTCCTCCTGTTGTCTCTTGGGCCAAG GTGGGCCGGGGGCTGCAAGGCCAGGCCCAGGTGGACAGCAACAGCAGTCTCATCCTGCGACCATTGACCAAGGAGGCCCACGGGCACTGGGAATGCAGTGCCAGCAATGCTGTGGCCCGAGTGGCCGCCTCCACCAACGTCTACGTGCTGG GCACTAGCCCTCATGTTGTCACCAATGTGTCCGTGGTGCCTTTGCCTAAGGGTGCCAATGTCTCCTGGGAGCCTGGCTTTGATGGTGGCTATCTGCagagattcagtgtctggtacaCGCCACT GGCCAAGCGTCCTGACCGAATGCACCATGACTGGGTGTCCTTGGCAGTGCCTGTGGGGGCTGCTCACCTCCTAGTGCCAGGGCTGCAGCCCCACACCCAGTACCAGTTCAGCGTGCTGGCTCAGAACAAGCTGGGGAGTGGTCCCTTCAGCGAAATCGTCTTGTCTGCTCCTGAAG GGCTTCCTACCACGCCAGCTGCACCCAGGCTTCCTCCAACAGAGATAtcccctcccctgtcccctcCACGGGGTCTGGTGGCAGTGAGGACACCCCGGGGGGTACTCCTGCATTGGGATTCCCCAGAGCTGGTCCCTAAGAGACTGGATGGCTACGTCTTGGAAGGACGGCAAGGCTCCCAGGGCTGGGAGGTGCTGGACCCAGCTGTGGCAGGCACAGAAACAGAGCTGCTGGTACCAGGCCTCATCAAG TCTTTCCGCGCACCGCTGGGATGGGCGGTGCTGGGCCCTGACCTCCCTCCTGGCACTCCATCCCCATCGCAGGACGTTCTCTATGAGTTCCGCCTCGTGGCCTTCGCAGGCAGCTACGTCAGCGACCCCAGCAACACGGCCAACGTCTCCACTTCTG GTCTGGAGGTCTACCCTTCGCGCACGCAGCTGCCGggtctcctgccccagcctgtgTTGGCCGGCGTGGTGGGCGGGGTCTGCTTCCTAGGCGTGGCCGTCCTCGTGAGCATTCTGGCCGCCTGCCTCATGAACCGGCGCAGGGctgcccgccgccgccgccgcaagCGCCTCCGCCAAG ATCCACCTCTTATCTTCTCTCCGACCGGAACATCAGCTGCACC CTCTgctctgggctcaggcagtcctgaCAGCGTGGCGAAGCTGAAGCTCCAGGGTTCCCCAGTTCCCAGCCTGCGCCACAGTCTGCTCTGGGGGGATCCTGCCGGaactcccagcccccacccagaTCCTCCGCCTAGCCGGGGACCCTTACCCCTGGAGCCCATTTGCCGGGGCCCAGATGGGCGCTTTGTGATGGGGCCCACTGTGGCGGCCCCCCAGGAAAGGTCAGGCCCGGAGCAGGCAGAACCTCGGACTCCAGCCCAGTGTCTCGCCCGGTCCTTTGACTGTAGCAGCAGCAGCCCCAGTGGGGCGCCCCAGCCCCTCTGCATTGAAGACATCAGCCCTGTGGCGCCCCCTCCAGCAGCTCCACCCAGTCCCTTGCCAGCTCCTGGACCCCTACTCCAGTACCTGAGCCTGCCCTTCTTCCGAGAGATGAATGTGGATGGGGACTGGCCCCCTCTTGAGGAGCCCAGCCCTGCTGCACCCCCAGATTACATGGATACCCGGCGCTGCCCCACCTCATCTTTCCTTCGTCCTCCAGACACCCCTTCTGTGTCACCCAGGGAATCACTTCCTGGGGCTGTGGTAGGGGCTGGGGCCACTGCAGAACCCCCTTACACAGCCCTGGCTGACTGGACACTGAGGGAGCGGCTGCTGCCAGGCCTTCTCCCTGCTGCCCCTCGAGGCAGCCTCACCAGCCAGAGCAGCGGGCGAGGCAGCGCTTCGTTCCTGCGGCCCCCCTCCACAGCCCCCTCTGCTGGAGGCAGCTACCTCAGCCCTGCTCCAGGAGACACCAGCAGCTGGGCCAGTGGCCCTGAGAGATGGCCCCGAAGGGAGCATGTGGTGACAGTCAGCAAGAG GAGGAACACATCTGTGGATGAGAACTATGAGTGGGACTCAGAATTCCCTGGGGACATGGAATTGCTGGAGACGTTGCACCTGGGCTTGGCCAGCTCCCGGCTCAGACCTGAAGCTGAGCCAGAGCTAG GTGTGAAGACTCCAGAGGAGGGCTGCCTCCTGAACACTGCCCATGTTACTGGCCCTGAGGCCCGCTGTGCTGCCCTTCGGGAGGAATTCCTGGCCTTCCGCCGCCGCCGAGATGCTACTAGGGCTCGGCTACCAGCCTATCGACAGCCAGTCCCTCACCCCGAACAGGCCACTCTGCTGTGA
- the IGSF9 gene encoding protein turtle homolog A isoform X18, translating into MPPETPLPIGMPGVIRCPVRANPPLLFVSWTKDGKALQLDKFPGWSQGTEGSLIIALGNEDALGEYSCTPYNSLGTAGPSPVTRVLLKAPPAFIERPKEEYFQEVGRELLIPCSAQGDPPPVVSWAKVGRGLQGQAQVDSNSSLILRPLTKEAHGHWECSASNAVARVAASTNVYVLGTSPHVVTNVSVVPLPKGANVSWEPGFDGGYLQRFSVWYTPLAKRPDRMHHDWVSLAVPVGAAHLLVPGLQPHTQYQFSVLAQNKLGSGPFSEIVLSAPEGLPTTPAAPRLPPTEISPPLSPPRGLVAVRTPRGVLLHWDSPELVPKRLDGYVLEGRQGSQGWEVLDPAVAGTETELLVPGLIKDVLYEFRLVAFAGSYVSDPSNTANVSTSGLEVYPSRTQLPGLLPQPVLAGVVGGVCFLGVAVLVSILAACLMNRRRAARRRRRKRLRQDPPLIFSPTGTSAAPSALGSGSPDSVAKLKLQGSPVPSLRHSLLWGDPAGTPSPHPDPPPSRGPLPLEPICRGPDGRFVMGPTVAAPQERSGPEQAEPRTPAQCLARSFDCSSSSPSGAPQPLCIEDISPVAPPPAAPPSPLPAPGPLLQYLSLPFFREMNVDGDWPPLEEPSPAAPPDYMDTRRCPTSSFLRPPDTPSVSPRESLPGAVVGAGATAEPPYTALADWTLRERLLPGLLPAAPRGSLTSQSSGRGSASFLRPPSTAPSAGGSYLSPAPGDTSSWASGPERWPRREHVVTVSKRRNTSVDENYEWDSEFPGDMELLETLHLGLASSRLRPEAEPELGVKTPEEGCLLNTAHVTGPEARCAALREEFLAFRRRRDATRARLPAYRQPVPHPEQATLL; encoded by the exons ATGCCTCCTGAGACGCCCCTGCCCATAGGCATGCCGGGGGTGATCCGCTGCCCGGTTCGTGCCAACCCCCCACTGCTCTTTGTCAGCTGGACCAAGGATGGAAAGGCCCTGCAGCTGGACAAG TTCCCTGGCTGGTCCCAGGGCACAGAAGGCTCATTGATCATCGCCCTGGGGAACGAGGATGCCCTGGGAGAATACTCCTGCACCCCCTACAACAGTCTTGGTACCGCCGGGCCCTCCCCTGTGACCCGCGTGCTGCTCAAG GCTCCCCCGGCTTTTATAGAGCGGCCCAAGGAAGAATATTTCCAAGAAGTAGGGCGGGAGCTGCTCATCCCCTGCTCCGCCCAAGGGGACCCTCCTCCTGTTGTCTCTTGGGCCAAG GTGGGCCGGGGGCTGCAAGGCCAGGCCCAGGTGGACAGCAACAGCAGTCTCATCCTGCGACCATTGACCAAGGAGGCCCACGGGCACTGGGAATGCAGTGCCAGCAATGCTGTGGCCCGAGTGGCCGCCTCCACCAACGTCTACGTGCTGG GCACTAGCCCTCATGTTGTCACCAATGTGTCCGTGGTGCCTTTGCCTAAGGGTGCCAATGTCTCCTGGGAGCCTGGCTTTGATGGTGGCTATCTGCagagattcagtgtctggtacaCGCCACT GGCCAAGCGTCCTGACCGAATGCACCATGACTGGGTGTCCTTGGCAGTGCCTGTGGGGGCTGCTCACCTCCTAGTGCCAGGGCTGCAGCCCCACACCCAGTACCAGTTCAGCGTGCTGGCTCAGAACAAGCTGGGGAGTGGTCCCTTCAGCGAAATCGTCTTGTCTGCTCCTGAAG GGCTTCCTACCACGCCAGCTGCACCCAGGCTTCCTCCAACAGAGATAtcccctcccctgtcccctcCACGGGGTCTGGTGGCAGTGAGGACACCCCGGGGGGTACTCCTGCATTGGGATTCCCCAGAGCTGGTCCCTAAGAGACTGGATGGCTACGTCTTGGAAGGACGGCAAGGCTCCCAGGGCTGGGAGGTGCTGGACCCAGCTGTGGCAGGCACAGAAACAGAGCTGCTGGTACCAGGCCTCATCAAG GACGTTCTCTATGAGTTCCGCCTCGTGGCCTTCGCAGGCAGCTACGTCAGCGACCCCAGCAACACGGCCAACGTCTCCACTTCTG GTCTGGAGGTCTACCCTTCGCGCACGCAGCTGCCGggtctcctgccccagcctgtgTTGGCCGGCGTGGTGGGCGGGGTCTGCTTCCTAGGCGTGGCCGTCCTCGTGAGCATTCTGGCCGCCTGCCTCATGAACCGGCGCAGGGctgcccgccgccgccgccgcaagCGCCTCCGCCAAG ATCCACCTCTTATCTTCTCTCCGACCGGAACATCAGCTGCACC CTCTgctctgggctcaggcagtcctgaCAGCGTGGCGAAGCTGAAGCTCCAGGGTTCCCCAGTTCCCAGCCTGCGCCACAGTCTGCTCTGGGGGGATCCTGCCGGaactcccagcccccacccagaTCCTCCGCCTAGCCGGGGACCCTTACCCCTGGAGCCCATTTGCCGGGGCCCAGATGGGCGCTTTGTGATGGGGCCCACTGTGGCGGCCCCCCAGGAAAGGTCAGGCCCGGAGCAGGCAGAACCTCGGACTCCAGCCCAGTGTCTCGCCCGGTCCTTTGACTGTAGCAGCAGCAGCCCCAGTGGGGCGCCCCAGCCCCTCTGCATTGAAGACATCAGCCCTGTGGCGCCCCCTCCAGCAGCTCCACCCAGTCCCTTGCCAGCTCCTGGACCCCTACTCCAGTACCTGAGCCTGCCCTTCTTCCGAGAGATGAATGTGGATGGGGACTGGCCCCCTCTTGAGGAGCCCAGCCCTGCTGCACCCCCAGATTACATGGATACCCGGCGCTGCCCCACCTCATCTTTCCTTCGTCCTCCAGACACCCCTTCTGTGTCACCCAGGGAATCACTTCCTGGGGCTGTGGTAGGGGCTGGGGCCACTGCAGAACCCCCTTACACAGCCCTGGCTGACTGGACACTGAGGGAGCGGCTGCTGCCAGGCCTTCTCCCTGCTGCCCCTCGAGGCAGCCTCACCAGCCAGAGCAGCGGGCGAGGCAGCGCTTCGTTCCTGCGGCCCCCCTCCACAGCCCCCTCTGCTGGAGGCAGCTACCTCAGCCCTGCTCCAGGAGACACCAGCAGCTGGGCCAGTGGCCCTGAGAGATGGCCCCGAAGGGAGCATGTGGTGACAGTCAGCAAGAG GAGGAACACATCTGTGGATGAGAACTATGAGTGGGACTCAGAATTCCCTGGGGACATGGAATTGCTGGAGACGTTGCACCTGGGCTTGGCCAGCTCCCGGCTCAGACCTGAAGCTGAGCCAGAGCTAG GTGTGAAGACTCCAGAGGAGGGCTGCCTCCTGAACACTGCCCATGTTACTGGCCCTGAGGCCCGCTGTGCTGCCCTTCGGGAGGAATTCCTGGCCTTCCGCCGCCGCCGAGATGCTACTAGGGCTCGGCTACCAGCCTATCGACAGCCAGTCCCTCACCCCGAACAGGCCACTCTGCTGTGA